The following proteins are co-located in the Polymorphospora rubra genome:
- the dnaJ gene encoding molecular chaperone DnaJ: MAKDYYGILGVSREASDDEIKRAYRKLARQYHPDVNPDPDAHEKFKDINAAYEVLSDDRKRQIVDLGGDPLAPGGGGAGGAPGGGPFVGFQDIMDAFFGAAGGSRGPRPRTRPGADAILRLELDLVETAFGVEAPITVDTAVLCTTCSGAGTAAGTHLATCEACGGRGEVQSVQRTFLGQVVSARPCTACQGYGTVIPHPCGTCAGEGRVRTRRSLTVKIPAGVEDGMRIRLAQQGEVGPGGGTPGDLYVEIHERVHDVYSRKGDDLHCRVTVPMTAAALGTRLTIKTLDSEEPVDVKAGTQPGSTMRLRARGVPHLRGTGRGDLYVHLDVRTPTKLDADQERMLRDFAKTRGEEVAELSKQGGFFSRMRDAFNGHG, encoded by the coding sequence GTGGCCAAGGACTACTACGGGATTCTCGGCGTCAGCCGGGAAGCCTCCGACGACGAGATCAAGCGGGCCTACCGGAAGTTGGCCCGCCAATACCATCCGGACGTCAACCCGGACCCCGACGCGCACGAGAAGTTCAAGGACATCAACGCGGCGTACGAGGTTCTCTCCGACGACCGGAAGCGGCAGATCGTCGACCTCGGCGGCGACCCGCTCGCCCCGGGCGGAGGCGGGGCTGGCGGTGCTCCCGGTGGCGGCCCGTTCGTGGGCTTCCAGGACATCATGGATGCCTTCTTCGGCGCGGCCGGCGGCAGCCGCGGCCCGCGGCCGCGCACCCGGCCGGGTGCCGACGCCATCCTGCGCCTCGAACTCGACCTGGTGGAGACCGCCTTCGGGGTCGAGGCGCCGATCACCGTCGACACCGCCGTGCTCTGCACCACGTGCAGCGGCGCCGGCACGGCCGCCGGCACCCATCTCGCCACCTGTGAGGCGTGCGGGGGCCGGGGCGAGGTGCAGTCGGTACAGCGGACCTTCCTCGGCCAGGTCGTCTCCGCCCGGCCCTGCACGGCCTGCCAGGGCTACGGCACCGTGATCCCGCACCCCTGCGGCACCTGTGCCGGCGAGGGCCGGGTCCGCACCCGCCGGTCGCTGACCGTCAAGATTCCGGCCGGGGTCGAGGACGGCATGCGCATCCGGCTGGCCCAGCAGGGCGAGGTCGGTCCCGGCGGCGGCACCCCGGGCGACCTCTACGTCGAGATCCATGAACGGGTCCACGACGTCTACTCGCGCAAGGGCGACGACCTGCACTGCCGGGTCACCGTCCCGATGACGGCGGCGGCGCTGGGCACCCGGCTGACGATCAAGACGCTGGACAGCGAGGAGCCGGTCGACGTCAAGGCCGGCACCCAGCCCGGCTCGACGATGCGGCTGCGGGCCCGGGGCGTACCGCACCTGCGGGGCACCGGCCGCGGGGACCTCTACGTGCACCTCGACGTACGCACCCCGACCAAGCTCGACGCCGACCAGGAGCGGATGCTGCGGGACTTCGCCAAGACCCGGGGCGAGGAGGTGGCCGAACTG
- the hrcA gene encoding heat-inducible transcriptional repressor HrcA, whose product MGLDDRKLDVLRAIVEDYVATQEPVGSKALVERHQLGVSPATVRNDMAVLEEEGYIRQPHTSAGRVPTDRGYRLFVDRLSRVKPLTPAERRAIERFLVGAVDLDDVVHRTVRLLAQLTRQVAVVQYPSLARSSVRHLELVPISTTRLMLVMIADTGRVEQRLVELPGPVAADDITDLRRRVNEKLCGEKLADTPPLVQALVEEVPQTVRPVMATLSSVLLETLVERHEERIALAGTANLTRGGLLDFQGSLRPILEALEEEVILLKLIGEVEPSTLRVRIGDENEIDNLRAASVVSTGYGPGATIVGGLGVLGPTRMDYPGTIATVRAVARYVGDLLAQN is encoded by the coding sequence ATGGGACTCGACGACCGCAAGCTCGACGTCCTGCGGGCGATAGTCGAGGACTACGTCGCCACGCAGGAACCGGTCGGCAGCAAGGCGCTGGTCGAGCGGCACCAGCTCGGCGTCTCGCCGGCGACCGTACGCAACGACATGGCGGTCCTGGAGGAAGAGGGCTACATCCGCCAGCCGCACACCAGTGCCGGCCGGGTGCCGACCGACCGGGGCTACCGGCTCTTCGTCGACCGCCTGTCCCGGGTGAAGCCACTGACCCCGGCCGAGCGGCGGGCCATCGAGCGGTTCCTGGTCGGCGCGGTCGACCTCGACGACGTGGTGCACCGCACCGTACGGCTGCTCGCCCAGCTCACCCGGCAGGTCGCCGTCGTGCAGTACCCCAGCCTGGCCCGCTCGTCGGTGCGCCACCTCGAGCTGGTGCCGATCTCGACGACCCGCCTGATGCTGGTCATGATCGCCGACACCGGCCGGGTCGAGCAGCGGCTGGTCGAGCTGCCCGGCCCGGTGGCCGCCGACGACATCACCGACCTGCGCCGCCGGGTCAACGAGAAGCTCTGCGGCGAGAAGCTCGCCGACACCCCGCCGCTGGTGCAGGCCCTGGTCGAGGAGGTGCCGCAGACCGTACGCCCGGTGATGGCGACGCTGTCGTCGGTGCTGCTGGAGACCCTCGTCGAGCGGCACGAGGAGCGCATCGCGCTTGCCGGCACCGCCAATCTGACCCGGGGCGGGCTGCTCGACTTCCAGGGCTCGCTGCGGCCGATCCTCGAAGCGCTCGAGGAGGAGGTCATCCTGCTCAAGCTGATCGGGGAGGTCGAACCCAGCACGCTGCGGGTCCGGATCGGCGACGAGAACGAGATCGACAATCTGCGGGCCGCCTCCGTGGTCAGCACCGGATACGGTCCAGGGGCGACCATCGTGGGTGGGCTCGGGGTGCTCGGGCCGACCCGGATGGACTACCCCGGCACCATCGCCACGGTGCGCGCCGTGGCACGCTACGTAGGCGACCTGTTGGCGCAGAACTGA
- a CDS encoding DUF4870 domain-containing protein, translated as MPGEAPSPGFPPPAGQQYGAPDLSKQNNPQYDQPASGGGAYPPPSSGAGGYPPPTSGAGGYPPPTSGAGGYPPPGQGYPPPGGGYPPQGGGYPPQGGYYGGGPAPAGYASNDDKTWALVAHFGGALGALISFGSLGFVGPLIAYLAKGQQSPAVRAHAVAALNFQILWSGIAFLLIFVSWCLLFIPSVIVFAIQLIFGILAGMKANEGQLYKYPMSPNWIK; from the coding sequence GTGCCGGGCGAGGCGCCCTCCCCCGGCTTCCCGCCGCCCGCCGGACAGCAGTACGGCGCGCCGGACCTTTCGAAGCAGAACAACCCGCAGTACGACCAACCCGCGTCCGGCGGCGGCGCCTACCCGCCGCCGAGTTCCGGCGCCGGCGGCTACCCGCCGCCCACCTCCGGAGCGGGTGGCTACCCGCCGCCCACCTCGGGTGCCGGCGGCTACCCGCCGCCCGGCCAGGGCTACCCCCCGCCCGGTGGCGGCTACCCGCCGCAGGGCGGTGGCTACCCGCCCCAGGGCGGCTACTACGGCGGTGGGCCGGCGCCCGCCGGCTACGCCAGCAACGACGACAAGACGTGGGCCCTGGTCGCCCACTTCGGCGGCGCGCTCGGCGCGCTGATCAGCTTCGGTTCGCTGGGCTTCGTCGGCCCGCTGATCGCCTACCTGGCCAAGGGCCAGCAGTCGCCGGCGGTGCGCGCGCACGCGGTGGCCGCGCTCAACTTCCAGATCCTCTGGTCGGGAATCGCCTTCCTGCTGATCTTCGTGAGCTGGTGCCTGCTCTTCATCCCGAGCGTGATCGTCTTCGCGATCCAGCTCATCTTCGGGATCCTGGCCGGCATGAAGGCCAACGAGGGGCAGCTGTACAAGTACCCGATGTCGCCCAACTGGATCAAGTAA
- the hemW gene encoding radical SAM family heme chaperone HemW encodes MPGELPDGQPVPADGSLPPAALAAVGRQGFGVYVHVPFCASRCGYCDFNTYTAQELGGGVRRETYADSVLAELDLAARVLGDSPPARVDTVFVGGGTPTLLPADDLARILERIDATWGLAPDVEVTTEANPESVTPESLKTLRAAGYTRISLGMQSAAPGVLAVLDRRHTAGRATAAVAEARDAGFDHVNLDLIYGTPGESADDFAASLAAVVAAGVDHVSAYALIVEDGTRLAARMGRGELPYPSDDVAADRYLAAETALGAAGFSWYEVSNWATSAAARCRHNLLYWTGGDWWGLGPGAHSHVGGVRWWNVKHPSAYAARLAAGASPGQGRELLSGADRHTEDVMLRLRLATGLPLAVLDDPGRAAARRAHADGLLDGAAYTAGRAVLTLRGRLLADAVVRDLLP; translated from the coding sequence ATGCCAGGCGAACTTCCCGATGGACAACCCGTGCCCGCCGACGGGTCGCTGCCGCCCGCCGCCCTCGCCGCGGTCGGCCGCCAGGGGTTCGGCGTGTACGTACACGTCCCCTTCTGTGCCAGCCGGTGCGGTTACTGCGACTTCAACACGTACACCGCGCAGGAACTGGGCGGCGGGGTGCGCCGGGAGACGTACGCCGACAGCGTGCTGGCGGAGCTGGACCTCGCCGCCCGGGTGCTCGGCGACAGCCCGCCGGCCCGGGTCGACACCGTCTTCGTCGGCGGTGGCACCCCGACCCTGCTGCCGGCCGACGACCTGGCCCGGATCCTGGAGCGGATCGACGCCACCTGGGGGCTGGCGCCGGACGTCGAGGTCACTACCGAGGCCAACCCGGAGTCGGTGACCCCGGAGTCGCTCAAGACGCTGCGGGCCGCCGGCTACACCCGGATCTCGCTGGGCATGCAGTCGGCCGCCCCCGGCGTGCTCGCCGTGCTCGACCGCCGGCACACCGCCGGTCGGGCCACCGCCGCGGTCGCCGAGGCCCGCGACGCCGGCTTCGACCACGTCAACCTGGACCTGATCTACGGCACGCCGGGGGAGAGCGCCGACGACTTCGCCGCGTCGCTCGCCGCCGTGGTGGCCGCCGGGGTCGACCACGTGAGCGCGTACGCGCTGATCGTGGAGGACGGCACCCGGCTGGCCGCCCGGATGGGGCGCGGCGAGCTGCCGTACCCGTCGGACGACGTGGCGGCCGACCGCTACCTGGCCGCCGAGACCGCCCTCGGCGCGGCCGGCTTCTCCTGGTACGAGGTGTCGAACTGGGCGACGTCGGCGGCCGCCCGCTGCCGGCACAACCTGCTCTACTGGACCGGCGGCGACTGGTGGGGGCTCGGGCCGGGGGCACACAGCCACGTCGGCGGGGTGCGCTGGTGGAACGTCAAGCACCCGTCGGCGTACGCGGCCCGGCTGGCCGCCGGCGCGTCGCCCGGACAGGGCCGCGAGCTGCTGTCGGGGGCCGACCGGCACACCGAGGACGTCATGCTCCGGCTCCGGCTGGCGACCGGCCTGCCGCTGGCGGTGCTCGACGATCCGGGCCGGGCGGCGGCCCGACGGGCGCACGCCGACGGGCTGCTGGACGGCGCGGCGTACACGGCGGGCCGGGCGGTGCTGACGCTGCGCGGCCGGTTGCTCGCCGACGCGGTCGTACGCGACCTGCTGCCCTGA
- a CDS encoding enoyl-CoA hydratase-related protein, whose product MPTADDALVRVTTRAGVTMLTLDSPPNRNALSTPLMTELLRALDAAVADDTVRVVVLSHTGPVFCSGADLKETAAAYDSGTVPAGMLGDVLAALWECPKPVVARVGGAARAGGLGLVAAADIAVCAETATFAFTEVRIGVVPAVISATVLRRLAPRAAAELYLTGGTFDGRRAAEVGLVTRAVPADTLDEVVGDYCAALVRGGPRALAGTKELLRSRETTTVRDEAAELSALSTGYFLSDEGREGVRAFREKRSPAWLPQT is encoded by the coding sequence ATGCCTACTGCCGACGACGCGCTCGTCCGGGTCACCACCCGCGCCGGTGTGACGATGCTGACGCTGGACAGCCCGCCCAACCGCAACGCGCTGTCCACCCCGCTGATGACCGAACTGCTCCGGGCGCTCGACGCGGCCGTGGCCGACGACACGGTCCGGGTGGTGGTGCTCTCGCACACCGGCCCGGTCTTCTGCTCGGGTGCCGACCTGAAGGAGACCGCCGCGGCGTACGACAGCGGCACGGTGCCGGCCGGGATGCTGGGTGACGTGCTGGCCGCGCTCTGGGAGTGCCCGAAGCCGGTGGTGGCCCGGGTGGGCGGTGCGGCGCGCGCCGGCGGACTGGGGTTGGTGGCGGCGGCCGACATCGCGGTCTGCGCGGAGACGGCGACCTTCGCCTTCACCGAGGTGCGGATCGGGGTGGTCCCGGCGGTGATCTCGGCGACCGTGCTGCGCCGGCTGGCGCCCCGCGCGGCCGCCGAGCTGTACCTGACCGGCGGGACCTTCGACGGGCGCCGGGCCGCCGAGGTGGGGCTGGTGACCCGGGCGGTGCCGGCGGACACCCTCGACGAGGTGGTCGGCGACTACTGCGCGGCGCTGGTACGGGGCGGCCCGCGGGCCCTCGCCGGAACGAAAGAGCTGCTCCGCAGCCGGGAAACGACTACCGTCCGTGATGAGGCGGCGGAGCTTTCCGCACTGTCGACCGGCTATTTCCTGTCCGACGAGGGGCGTGAGGGTGTGCGCGCCTTCCGGGAAAAGCGGTCCCCGGCCTGGCTTCCACAGACCTGA
- a CDS encoding phytanoyl-CoA dioxygenase family protein, whose translation MNAVFDYGGRTGYEPISDVDRKEFHEQGFLLLRNVLTEDHRAALEAAVDRVYAEEKAAGNTTKDGTLHLLGFLERDELFGQLLTHPIAFPYMWGLAGWNIYTHHNHLDVTPPALEPEKPYWGWHQDGYRQNSDPETMDPNLPRPMFSLKVAYVLSDLSENGRGATKVIPGSHLWNSLPRPTDLTVHNPDPEGTVEITANPGDAFIFDRRQWHSRSTNLSNITRKMLFVGYTYRWIRPLDELHPDLAGEWYQNRTPVQRQLLGEGTHTANYWGINWNGYVDDEIPLRKELKERGLLDRSIPWLR comes from the coding sequence ATGAACGCCGTGTTCGATTACGGTGGCCGGACCGGGTACGAACCGATCAGTGACGTCGACCGCAAGGAATTCCACGAGCAGGGATTCCTGTTGCTGCGCAACGTGCTGACGGAGGATCACCGCGCCGCGCTGGAGGCGGCTGTCGACCGTGTCTACGCGGAGGAGAAGGCGGCCGGCAACACCACCAAGGACGGCACGCTGCACCTGCTGGGCTTCCTGGAGCGCGACGAGCTCTTCGGTCAACTCCTCACCCACCCGATCGCGTTCCCGTACATGTGGGGCCTGGCCGGGTGGAACATCTACACCCACCACAACCACCTCGACGTGACGCCGCCGGCGCTGGAGCCGGAGAAGCCGTACTGGGGCTGGCACCAGGACGGCTACCGGCAGAACTCCGACCCGGAGACCATGGACCCGAACCTGCCGCGGCCCATGTTCTCGCTCAAGGTCGCGTACGTCCTCTCCGACCTGTCGGAGAACGGCCGGGGCGCCACCAAGGTCATCCCGGGCAGCCACCTGTGGAACTCGCTGCCCCGGCCGACCGACCTGACGGTGCACAACCCGGACCCCGAGGGGACCGTGGAGATCACCGCCAACCCGGGTGACGCGTTCATCTTCGACCGCCGCCAGTGGCACTCGCGGTCGACGAACCTGTCGAACATCACCCGCAAGATGCTCTTCGTCGGCTACACCTACCGGTGGATCCGGCCGCTCGACGAACTGCACCCCGACCTGGCCGGTGAGTGGTACCAGAACCGCACCCCGGTCCAGCGGCAGCTGCTCGGCGAGGGCACGCACACCGCCAACTACTGGGGCATCAACTGGAACGGGTACGTCGACGACGAGATCCCGCTGCGCAAGGAGCTGAAGGAGCGCGGTCTGCTCGACCGCAGCATCCCCTGGCTGCGCTGA
- a CDS encoding carbohydrate ABC transporter permease, with the protein MKRAVLNATGLLVALFAVFPVFWMISTSFKPNREIFSSTPQPVPREPTLQHYREILTGNLIPGVTFTDFFVNSLLVAAATVLVSGLIALLAATAVARFRFRLRTSFLIMLLVVQMIPLEALVIPLFFMIQRLGLYNTLPSLILTYIGFSLPFAVWMLRGFVAAVPKELEEAAAIDGANRAQTFWRILLPLVAPGLVATSIFSFIVAWNELIFALTFINDQSRYTLPVAMTFFFGRDDTAWGSVMAASTLLTLPVMIFFIAVQRRIVSGLVAGAVKG; encoded by the coding sequence GTGAAGCGCGCCGTCCTGAACGCGACCGGTCTGCTGGTCGCGCTGTTCGCGGTCTTCCCGGTCTTCTGGATGATCTCGACGTCGTTCAAGCCCAACCGGGAGATCTTCTCGTCGACGCCGCAGCCGGTGCCGCGCGAGCCGACGCTGCAGCACTACCGGGAGATCCTCACCGGCAACCTCATCCCGGGTGTCACCTTCACCGACTTCTTCGTCAACAGCCTGCTGGTCGCGGCCGCCACGGTGCTGGTCAGTGGGCTGATCGCACTGCTGGCGGCGACGGCGGTGGCGCGATTCCGGTTCCGACTCCGGACGTCATTCCTGATCATGCTGCTGGTGGTGCAGATGATCCCGCTGGAGGCGCTGGTCATCCCGCTGTTCTTCATGATCCAGCGGCTCGGGCTCTACAACACCCTGCCGAGCCTGATCCTGACGTACATCGGGTTCTCGCTGCCGTTCGCGGTGTGGATGCTGCGCGGGTTCGTGGCGGCCGTACCGAAGGAACTGGAGGAGGCCGCCGCCATCGACGGGGCGAACCGGGCCCAGACGTTCTGGCGGATCCTGCTGCCGCTGGTCGCGCCCGGCCTGGTGGCGACCAGCATCTTCTCGTTCATCGTCGCGTGGAACGAGCTGATCTTCGCGTTGACCTTCATCAACGACCAGAGCCGCTACACCCTGCCGGTGGCGATGACGTTCTTCTTCGGCCGTGACGACACCGCCTGGGGATCGGTCATGGCCGCGTCGACCCTGCTCACGCTGCCGGTGATGATCTTCTTCATCGCGGTGCAGCGGCGGATTGTATCCGGGCTGGTGGCCGGCGCCGTCAAGGGCTGA
- a CDS encoding carbohydrate ABC transporter permease — protein sequence MTTLTKAPESAAGRETPVRRRRRLDHVPYLLLLPCALVIGVLLLWPLGQVVVMSLYDLDSVRQVRGEREWPWAGLGNYAEILGDPFFRTVLRNTVLFAAANVVLTMILGTLVGLLLNRLGRRMATFVGSCVMLAWATPALTGAIVWKWIFDDTSGLVTWFFNALPDGLSGALFGRANWTGYGWFNDPLLFFAILTLVVVWHSFPFIAVSVLAGLKSVPSELHEAARVDGAGPWRVFWSVTSPLLRPVFGILVVLSTIWDFKVFTQQYALAGGTQDRSTYMLSIYSYATAFSPPPKYGLGSAAAVILTLILLVVTGFYIRALLKQEEL from the coding sequence GTGACGACGCTGACCAAGGCACCCGAGAGCGCCGCCGGCCGGGAGACCCCCGTCCGGCGGCGCCGCCGGCTGGACCACGTTCCCTACCTGCTGTTGCTGCCCTGCGCGCTGGTCATCGGCGTACTGCTGCTCTGGCCGTTGGGCCAGGTCGTGGTGATGTCGCTGTACGACCTGGACAGCGTCCGCCAGGTACGCGGCGAGCGCGAGTGGCCGTGGGCCGGGCTGGGCAACTACGCCGAGATCCTCGGCGATCCGTTCTTCCGTACGGTGTTGCGCAACACCGTGCTCTTCGCGGCCGCGAACGTGGTCCTCACGATGATCCTGGGGACCCTGGTCGGCCTGCTGCTCAACCGGCTCGGCCGGCGGATGGCGACCTTCGTCGGCAGTTGCGTGATGCTGGCCTGGGCCACCCCGGCGCTGACCGGTGCGATCGTCTGGAAATGGATCTTCGACGACACCAGCGGCCTGGTCACCTGGTTCTTCAACGCGCTGCCCGACGGCCTGTCCGGGGCTCTCTTCGGCCGGGCCAACTGGACCGGCTACGGCTGGTTCAACGACCCGCTGCTGTTCTTCGCCATCCTCACCCTGGTCGTGGTCTGGCACTCGTTCCCGTTCATCGCGGTCAGTGTGCTGGCCGGCCTGAAGAGTGTGCCGAGTGAACTGCACGAGGCCGCCCGGGTCGACGGTGCGGGCCCCTGGCGGGTCTTCTGGTCGGTCACCTCTCCGCTGCTGCGGCCGGTCTTCGGCATCCTGGTGGTGCTGTCGACCATCTGGGACTTCAAGGTCTTCACGCAGCAGTACGCGCTGGCCGGCGGCACCCAGGACCGGTCGACGTACATGCTGAGCATCTACTCGTACGCCACGGCCTTCTCGCCCCCGCCCAAGTACGGCCTGGGCTCCGCGGCCGCCGTCATCCTCACGCTGATCCTGCTGGTCGTCACCGGGTTCTACATCCGGGCCCTGCTCAAGCAGGAGGAGCTGTGA